The segment AGAGTAACAATCCGAAGCTAGCTTTTTTCTAAAAGCGCGTTAATATATACATAATATGAGTCAGCCAAAAATTATTTGTTATCTTAAGCCTTGGTGCGGATGGAGTAACGGTGTAAGAGCCATTATGAAAAAGTATGAGTTTGAGTTTGAGGATCGAGACATCATAGGCAGTCCCGAACAGCGTATGGAAATGATTCAAAAAACTGGCCAGGAATTGTCACCTTGTGTGGAAATTGACGGTCATATCTTAGCAGATGTGAGTGGTGAAGAAGTGGAAGCTTACATGCTCGAAAAAGGAATTGTAAAACCGGTTGATGCCCAAGCTGACGTTCCGACAGATCGAGGGTGCACTGATGAGGAGCATCTAGAAATGCAAAGGCAGCAGGGTTCGCCTATTAAGTTTATTAATAAAGGTTAGAGTGCCTCAGATACCCAAGAATGCTATCAATTGATAATCTTTTAGAGATAACCTAAGCTTCAACCCTTTCTTTATTGTCTAGTTAAATATTTTATCATGGCCACCTAAACTAGTATTTGGGGCGTAATTAAATTAAAATTTGACCTTTACGTTCGTCATACCCCCAGGTGCCCAGGGAGCCTAAGTATTCATAATTTTTCTGCTGGGTATTGATTTCCAGATATCAAGACTGAATCAGTGTATCATCAGGACTAGGCACAGGTTTCTAGAAGTTTTGATTGGTCAGTTCGGATAACGGACAGGTTCGATCAGGAACATTTGCCAATCTATTAGAAAATACGCCACTTGTATTCCTTAACCGCGACCAAAACAATCTCAATCAAATCATTCCGGGATTTGGGATCCTTGAGCTTATACTAGAGCAATTTTCAATTAAGTAACAACAATCTGTACATTTTCCGTAATGAGATATATAAGCTTAAAAATGAAAGCTTATAGTAGAGATCTAAGAGAGAAAATTATACAGGCCTTGATGGGTGGGATGAGTCAAACCCGAGCCGCAATGACATTTGGAGTAAACCGCACAACGGTCTGTGGTTACTGGAAAAGATATAATGAAAAAGGAGAAGTTTACTACAAACAACATGGAGGCCACCTTCAAAGTAAACTTCAACCCTACAAAAACAAGCTCATAGAATGGATCAAAGAGTCTCCAGGAATAACTTTGGAAGAGATGCAAGAGAAACTCTTAGAGCAATGTGAGCTAAGCATTAGTTTGGCCACATTGCACTATCACCTCATTAACATGGGCTACAGCTTTAAAAAAAACGT is part of the Verrucomicrobiota bacterium genome and harbors:
- a CDS encoding glutaredoxin; the protein is MSQPKIICYLKPWCGWSNGVRAIMKKYEFEFEDRDIIGSPEQRMEMIQKTGQELSPCVEIDGHILADVSGEEVEAYMLEKGIVKPVDAQADVPTDRGCTDEEHLEMQRQQGSPIKFINKG
- a CDS encoding IS630 transposase-related protein yields the protein MKAYSRDLREKIIQALMGGMSQTRAAMTFGVNRTTVCGYWKRYNEKGEVYYKQHGGHLQSKLQPYKNKLIEWIKESPGITLEEMQEKLLEQCELSISLATLHYHLINMGYSFKKNVSGQRTWTC